Within the Arachis duranensis cultivar V14167 chromosome 10, aradu.V14167.gnm2.J7QH, whole genome shotgun sequence genome, the region GGAAGTCAAAGGAGATAGGGAAATAAATTCAGATACACTCCTagtccttctctttctttccagAATTTTGACTCAACATACACCCtgaactaaaattatgaaaagcaaAATATATATGATTCCGAATTCAACCAGcaaaaccaaatcaaattgAAACGAAAATATAATgacaaaaaaagtataaaaaccaAATTACAAATTTATATAGATTGTAAAGACTATACTGTAAACCGCTAAAAGAAAAATGACCAAATAAAACAGGAATTCATGATAGCGTATCTGCCCTTAgcatatatgtataaaattaaacATGCCGTGTGGCATATACGATATAacgttaaaaacttaaaattcatTCGGCGACTATATTGACGCATTAAAGATTCAAATAAAGAAAGCCTAGAGTTCTGTAGCAATAGTGATTACCCCTATGACTGTGTGGAAGGCATTTTGATCCACTTCGAGACAAGCCAGGATTACAATTGCTGCAGCAACTGTTGAGGGCCAGTAGCATAGCTGCTCCTCAGCTGATAGTACCAGAACTGCCAGCGACTTGACCCTCCTCTCCACAGCTGCATTAGCTTTAGCAGCTTTTAAGTAGAACCTGTAGAATTTAACAACCTTGGGTAAAATAACTATGATAAACGACCAAGTGGAACTCTAGTCTCTATTTCCTTCTGAAGTTGCTGGGAGTTACAATTTTTAAGACGGTGTAAGTTCTTAGGACCAATATTTGCAGCTTTATTGGTGAATAATGCACTAAAAGGAAACAGAAAAGAATTGGAGTTATAATTACATATGCATAATGTTTCACGGaaattttcttcatttttggcTTTGTTCAAACCCTGAAACTAATAATCTCCaaattattttaacttttatacAAAATAGTATATAATACACCTGCTGTGataatataaagaaaaagttATATGTTTTACCACAAGAAATTGTAGATGGTCGGAATGAAACACTGGAACTTAAGCACTTCCTGCACCACCCATTCCATAGCAACCACCTCGCATCTACTGTACACATTACTTCCAATATAAAAATTCTTTTGCTCCACTCTGTAATGTCCACACAAAGTTGAAGTTATCATTGTAGACTAGAAACGGAACAAAAGACTTCGCAGTTAAATGAACTCAAGGACAGGCTAGCCAAaaggaaaagaataaaaaaaaaagtaatttgaGCAGGAGAAACTAATGGGTTGCAATCTGCTTGAAGAGGAGACACATCAATCACGACTAACCCTGCTGATGTAGCAGAGCCAAGCTACTGAGCTAGTGTCTGTTATCTATATCCGTTCCAATTTGAGCCAACTAATTAATCCAGTTTAGTTtccattaaattttttgtgtggAATACTATACTCATATCATGTAGTCATATATTACAAATAATTATTAGCTTGGTATAGAACAAAGTATGCAATCGAATATTTGATCTAGGACAAGAAAGAATTCCCGTATATTCTTCGATAATAGTACTATCATGactaaattattcaaaattatgaCACAGTTCATGATTTGTGATAGTATTAATGCATACacttaaaaattatattgaaaatTTATGTAGTTTTGCTCatgtaatttaaaaaagaaaatgtgacGAAAACTATTATACTGGATTAAATCCTGGTTCAATCACTTCACCTGCGTGCAGCTCAGAAACAGTCACAGAGACAAATTAACACGACTCGTGTCCccagaaagaaaatagaaaaggacTCAATGATGAACCTGCTATATTGCTGGTTTTCTTCAATCCTCGTGGCTAACGTGAGGCAAGCGATCCCAACAATCTGAAGGTTTCTCTTGACTTTAAAATATCCTTTGCTTAAGAAACGGTCAAGGAGGCTGACTCCAAGAAACATCGTCTCTTGCCGAAGCTGTTTTCGATAAGATTGCTGCCCATTTATGGAAAATTTCTTAGTTAACGTATTTCAAACAAAATGAACCAGCAATTCAAAGCCCAACAACGTTTCCATAAAGCTAtgctttttggtttttttttctatCCATATAGAGTAAACTCTTTAGAGTGCCAAGTATGAAGAAAATTAAGTGTTCTCAATCTTCTCTAACACAACAATTCCAGTAACCACTTTTGTTCTCTCTCAATCTTCTCTAACAGAACAATTCTTTAACcccattattctttttttttttgtgagccaaaaattaattacacaaaaaatatattattacatttataaagtaataaatagttaaataccTAAAATACAAAAAGCaccaataaatatttaaaatgcattcacgataataataataacaacgaCAATCTTACATGTACACTAATAAataacacatgtatttatatataagtatacctatttttgtaataataataataataatataatgaacataatattttatatctattttatatatatccACAGACCATATAATAAGAAATGActtttgtaaaattattatttttctaaattaatatCTATACGGCTATACCAATATATTATCGAACTTGGTAATTTTCATAGAGGGATGACGCATGTTAAATGTAGTAACTCCATTCATAAATAATAACTGGTTACACTATTTTTCAATTATGTATCATTATTATatcatacaaattaaaatatgtatGAACTTAAACTcaataataaaatgatataattaaattatggtGACGCCAAATTATAAttcatttacaattttttttttcaatgcgtTTTCAACTTTTTCAGTACTATtaattcttctctctttctcttcttcttgacCTAATAACGCCTTTGGGTCGATTACTAGCTAGCTAGAGTTTGACCGTTAAGGAAGTACGGTTGCTCCTGCTATATATACGGTTGATATTTCTACTTCAACAACCATATATAGCCATAGCTACAAGCTAAACGCAAAACTGTCTTAGGAGTTGGAAGAACCCAAACCGCCCACATGCATGCACGAATACGAGAAAAGTGGATGCATGCATTAAACCAGAATCTGACGTGTCACGAGACGATTGGATTATACTGATGCGGTTCTCCAATGCTCTTACCGTGCAGAATGTTCACTCTAACTGAATCAAGTTTAGAGTCTTCACCTTTCCATCGTGTTCTTTAATTTTTCGCAACCGAAAATACagtgtaacaaaataaaaagcacgacagaaacaaacaaacaagaagcaaataataaaaaaagcatGAGCAGTTCTTAACTTCTTTTCAAAGGCAATTCATTAATTTGTTGaggaaaaaatagaaataaaaacgATAACGTACAGAATTAAGAACATAATGATCATCACCAGGGAACTGTTTTTCAAATATATACTAAATTTAGTTGAATACTACAttattaaactatatatatcCAGGTGCTATATTTAGATTAACAAGACGAAGATGATAGcgttctatttaatataatttacttttcaGATATGATGTTCAAAACTTCAAATAACATAAGTGTAATACCAAAagccaaaacaaaaaaaaaaactaacctCAACGATCCAGTGTACCATTTGAGAGCGTTGCTGAATCACGAGGTCCCCGAATTCAGTGGTAGAAAAATAGCTATCTGTATAATTCCACAGAAGAACTTGcttcctctccctctctctcagcATCAGGTAGCTTTCTTCTTCGTCCAAATCATCGAACTTCACAAACTAAATTCAGAaaatcaagacacaagaaaaaataaataattaagaacTTCTCATATGACTAGAACAGAACagaacattaaaaaatataataactgACGAGTTTGAGCTCTGAAGAAGCTGAAACACGCAAACATTTATTATTACTACCTTGGAATGAATAGGAACGACCTCATCTTTGACGCTGgaagaattattgttgaatggAGAAGTTATAATTAGCGTGGTGAACTCGTTACGGAACTGAAGAAATAACGAGTGAGTTGGAGAAGGAGTTTCACCAACGGATCCCTGCGAGAATTGGCTTCCTGAATCAATGAATAGCGACGGAGTGTAATCAGAAAGCTCAAGTTCCGAACACTCAGGGAAGCTGAACATCTCTGAGCGAAGATCAGAGAGCACAGTTCCCTGACTCGGATAGTACTCTGACTCATCGTCTTCGTCATCTTCGTCTTCGTTGGAATATGAGAATCGCAATTGCTCCGTGCAATTGAGATCGGAGCTATTCGTACTTTGATTGATCTTCGATTTTGCTATCAAATCAACAGAGTTACTATCATCCTCGCGGTGGTTTCTCGAACCTTGAGAGAATTCTAATTCGACGTCGCACGAGCACCAGAGGAGCTAAACGAAACGACGTCGTGATTGTTCTTCGTTTCCGACGACGCTTTCAAATTTCGGTTACCGGACTTTGCATCCTCGCAAGTGATCTCAGATTTCGTGCATGCTTCGGAGAATTCATCGTTTCGTCTCTCCTTTTCGCTTCTGAACTTCAGAATCAAGCTCCTGCTCCGTTCGCGAACTCTGTCATTGGAGTCCACACACGAAGACTCCGACACTTCACTTTCATTTTGCTTCCCGAATCTTCGATTTCTCGATATTTCGCATTGCAATTTCTCGCTCGATTTGGAGCAACCTCCATTTCCGGCGAAAACAGCGGAAGCTCTGCTCGAGTTACACGAAGCTTCGCCGCCGGCAAAGTCGTCAGAGCAAGAATCAGAATCCATTGATTTTCCAGAGAAATGAGGATTTTCTCTGGAAGCATTGAATCTAGTGGAAACAATAACCACCGGTGAGATCTGGCACCGTCGCCGGCGAGGGAGGTTTGACCGAAGCTTCTTTCCAGTGATTTTTGGTGCTGGCTCAAGATTATGCTTACGCTTCGATCTTCTGAGTGTGGTTGTCATTGGTGTTTGGTTACTGAGAAAACGCAGAGAAACTGAAATTTGATTGTTAGTTGTTGACTGGAGAGGGAGAGTGAAGGAACGGTTATGGAAGTTCGTGGGAGAAAGGGATGAAAGAAAGTGAGAGTGAGTATTTATATGGTGCGGTCCTACATAATGCGTTTTCCGTGCACCACGTCCATACATGCCAAGTGACGTGACTGAATTAACACTTGTATTTACGATACCCTTTGAACAAAATCTATTTATTTAAACGAAGGCAGCAAGAATAAAACAAATGAAATCCAACAGCAAACACTATATATAGACAAAATAGATCAAATTACTTGAACacacaattattaataaaatggtatattaatagatatttgcattattaattttttttatttctcataGTATCTACAGCCCAATAGATCAATAATTAATCTGTCGGTAAATAAATTACTACATGCCCAACAAGAAATTCGAACTTCTTAATTAAAGAGAGATGCATGACTAATGTTGTTGCTAATGGATTGCACAGGAggatttgttgttattgttggttTGTACTTTTGTAGAGATGTATGACTAATTGATTGTGTACCAAACCACTTTTTAATCTTCATATTTTAATCTATTTAGCTCCACCATTGTAAGGGAGTGTTGACCATTTTTCACTCAaagattaagaaaagaaaaacaaagacaTGCTTAGATTTTCACTACATGtatatttattgtatatatatatgattaactAATCAAATTCTATAGTTGAAATAACTATTTAAGTATTGGATAAAAAGTTGTTGAacagtttatttatttaaagcTAGATCTAAATTGTCATATTCCCGTGGGGAAAAAagcattattattaatttattatgcttgcataaaacataaatagcCATGCCCATGAAAGATGTAAAAAAGACAAACATTTGACGAGTTTTAGAAAATACAATCATTTAGGAAATAGATTATCTCCAGTTTTTTTAACATttgaagagatgaagtgtgagAGAAAACAATAAAGGGTAAGAGATCACAATTGAAaccatctaatttttttttattttttttttcatcctaTCTACTCTTCCCCAAGGAAGAACACGGTGGGCTTCTTGGGATCAGTAATCTCCACAGTTCCTTCCAACATCTTAGCCACTTTCCCCATTGT harbors:
- the LOC107471657 gene encoding cyclin-SDS; translation: MTTTLRRSKRKHNLEPAPKITGKKLRSNLPRRRRCQISPVVIVSTRFNASRENPHFSGKSMDSDSCSDDFAGGEASCNSSRASAVFAGNGGCSKSSEKLQCEISRNRRFGKQNESEVSESSCVDSNDRVRERSRSLILKFRSEKERRNDEFSEACTKSEITCEDAKSEFSQGSRNHREDDSNSVDLIAKSKINQSTNSSDLNCTEQLRFSYSNEDEDDEDDESEYYPSQGTVLSDLRSEMFSFPECSELELSDYTPSLFIDSGSQFSQGSVGETPSPTHSLFLQFRNEFTTLIITSPFNNNSSSFVKFDDLDEEESYLMLRERERKQVLLWNYTDSYFSTTEFGDLVIQQRSQMVHWIVEQSYRKQLRQETMFLGVSLLDRFLSKGYFKVKRNLQIVGIACLTLATRIEENQQYSRVEQKNFYIGSNVYSRCEVVAMEWVVQEVLKFQCFIPTIYNFLWFYLKAAKANAAVERRVKSLAVLVLSAEEQLCYWPSTVAAAIVILACLEVDQNAFHTVIGIHVRSKDENLHECMQSLQWLIRYL